One Companilactobacillus farciminis KCTC 3681 = DSM 20184 genomic window, AAGCTACTGGTTATCCAATTGCCAAAATTGCTGCTAAGATTGCTGTCGGTTTGACTTTGGACGAAATCATCAATCCAATCACAGGTAAGACGTTTGCTCAATTTGAACCGGCCTTAGATTATGTTGTCTGCAAGATTCCTCGTTGGCCTTTTGATAAATTCTCCAAAGCTGACAGAACTATCGGTACTCAAATGAAAGCTACCGGTGAAGTAATGGCGCTTGGTAGAAATATCGAAGAAGCTTTCCAAAAGGCGGTTCGTTCACTAGAAATCGATCAACACGATTTAATCATGGATTCACTTGCTGATAAACCTCTAGAAGAACTTGAAAAATACGTCCAAACACCAACTGATGACCGTTTATTCTATATCGCTGAATTGTTGAGACGAGATGTTTCCTATGAAACAATTAACCAACTAACAGCTATCAATCCTTTCTTCTTGGCTAAATTGAAGAATATTATCAACTACGAAAAAGTTTTAACTAATGGAACTTTGGATAAAGATATCATTTTGGAAGCTAAGCAACTCGGTTATTCTGATAAGACGATTGCTCGTTTGAACGGGTTGGATGAAGATATTATTCGTCACTTCAGAAAGCAAAGTGAAATTTTACCAACTTACAAGATGGTTGATACTTGTGCTGGTGAATTTGAAGCTCAAGCTCCTTATTTTTACAGTACTTATGAAACCGAAAATGAATCACAAAAGGCTTCAGAAAAATCTGTCTTGATTTTAGGCTCTGGCCCTATCCGTATCGGGCAAGGTATCGAATTTGATTATTCAACGGTACACTGTGTCAGAGCGGTTCAACAGATGGGTTACAAAGCTATTGTTATCAATAACAATCCAGAAACTGTTTCAACTGATTATTCAGTTGCCGACAAATTATACTTTGAGCCTTTGACATTGGAAGATGTTTTGAATGTCTGCGATTTGGAACAACCAGTCGGAGCCATCGTTCAATTTGGTGGACAAACTTCAGTTAACTTGGCTGAACCACTCAAGGAAAATGGTATTAAGATCTTGGGTACACAAGTTGAAGATATTAATCGTGCCGAAGATCGTGATTTATTTGACCAAATCATCAAAAAATTAAATATTCCTCAACCAGCTGGTGGTACGGCTACTTCTCAAGAAGGTGCGGTTGAAGTTGCTCATAAGATTGGTTATCCAGTTTTGATTCGTCCTAGTTATGTTTTAGGTGGTCGTGCGATGGAGATCGTTAGATCTGATGAAGAACTCGACAAATACATGCACGAAGCAGTTCACGTTTCTAATGATCATCCAGTTTTGATTGATACTTACTTGACTGGTCGTGAATGTGAAATCGATGCCTTGAGCGATGGGGAAAATGTCTTGTTGCCAGGTATCATCGAACACATCGAAAGATCAGGTGTGCACTCAGGAGATTCAATGGCAGTTTATCCTCCACAAAATATCCCTGAAGAAGTTCAAAACCAAATCGTTAAATATGCGAAACTTTTGGCTAAAGAACTCAAATGTGTTGGTATCATGAACGTTCAGTTCGTTATCCATGAAAATCAGGCTTACGTTATTGAAGTTAACCCAAGAGCTAGTCGGACAGTGCCATATTTGAGCAAAGTCACTGGAATTCAAATGGCTAGAATTGCTTCGAAGTTAATTTTAGGAGCTGATTTTGCCACACTCGGTCTCGAACCAGGATTAGCACCAGAATCACGTTTGATTCACGTCAAAGCACCAACATTCTCTTTCAATAAATTAAACAATGTTGATAGTGCTTTAGGACCTGAAATGAAGTCGACTGGTGAAGTAATGGGTTCAGGAACTGACTATACTGAAGCCTTGTACAAAGCTTTTGAAGCTACTAACCAACATATCAAAGATGCTGGTAATGTTTTGATAACAGTTAATGACAATGACAAAGCTGAAGCCTGCGGTTTAGCTCGTCGTTTCCATGAAGTTGGTTTCCAAGTCTTAGCTACTAAGGGAACTGCCAAATACTTCAACGAACACGGCATCGAGGCTAAAGTTGTTCCAGAAGTAGGACAAGCAGAAAAAGATATTGTTTACTACTTGAGTCATAACAAGATTCAGTTGTTGATCAATACTTTAGGCGAGAGTAGAAGTCACCATTCAGATGGCTATATCATTCGTCAAAATGCAGTCTTGAATGCTGTGCCACTTTATACTTCACTCGATACAGCTAATGCAATTTTGAAAGTACTCGAAAAACGTTTTATTAGTGTAAATCCA contains:
- the carB gene encoding carbamoyl-phosphate synthase large subunit — protein: MPKRTDLKKIMIIGSGPIIIGQAAEFDYSGTQACLALKEEGYETVLINSNPATIMTDKHIADKVYIEPITLEFVEKVLVKEHPDAIIPTLGGQTGLNMAVQLQESGILNQLGIEIIGTKLDTINEAEDREEFKELMNRLHEPVPASKSTHNYREAKKFVDGIGFPVIIRPAFTMGGTGGGVAHNYDELEEIVGRGLKASPSTEVLIEQSIAGFKEIEFEVMRDSADNALAVCHMENVDPVGIHTGDSIVISPIQTLTDDEVQKLRDVSLKIIRALKIEGGCNVQLAIDTKTSNYFIIEVNPRVSRSSALASKATGYPIAKIAAKIAVGLTLDEIINPITGKTFAQFEPALDYVVCKIPRWPFDKFSKADRTIGTQMKATGEVMALGRNIEEAFQKAVRSLEIDQHDLIMDSLADKPLEELEKYVQTPTDDRLFYIAELLRRDVSYETINQLTAINPFFLAKLKNIINYEKVLTNGTLDKDIILEAKQLGYSDKTIARLNGLDEDIIRHFRKQSEILPTYKMVDTCAGEFEAQAPYFYSTYETENESQKASEKSVLILGSGPIRIGQGIEFDYSTVHCVRAVQQMGYKAIVINNNPETVSTDYSVADKLYFEPLTLEDVLNVCDLEQPVGAIVQFGGQTSVNLAEPLKENGIKILGTQVEDINRAEDRDLFDQIIKKLNIPQPAGGTATSQEGAVEVAHKIGYPVLIRPSYVLGGRAMEIVRSDEELDKYMHEAVHVSNDHPVLIDTYLTGRECEIDALSDGENVLLPGIIEHIERSGVHSGDSMAVYPPQNIPEEVQNQIVKYAKLLAKELKCVGIMNVQFVIHENQAYVIEVNPRASRTVPYLSKVTGIQMARIASKLILGADFATLGLEPGLAPESRLIHVKAPTFSFNKLNNVDSALGPEMKSTGEVMGSGTDYTEALYKAFEATNQHIKDAGNVLITVNDNDKAEACGLARRFHEVGFQVLATKGTAKYFNEHGIEAKVVPEVGQAEKDIVYYLSHNKIQLLINTLGESRSHHSDGYIIRQNAVLNAVPLYTSLDTANAILKVLEKRFISVNPL